TTCTATCACATTATTTTGTGAGCTTTTGGGCTGGAAATCATCCATCCAATCTGTCAACACTGGTGCAGAACATACATGCTGGTTGACCGTTGGCTGTAGTTATCGCAGTGTGTTCAAGCGCAAACTTTTATCCCATAAGCATGTGACATGAGATGACAACACAGTTGGCTTTCTTCGCCGCTAGTTCTTTGTTGTCAGTTTGGTGTGTCACAGCCTTAAGAGGTTTCACAAGTCACACTGATTTGTTGGTTGCATGTTCTTTTTATATCAGTGAGATATCAAGTGATCAAACATTTGACATTGTTGTTCTACTTTTCACCTTGTCTCTATTAGAGGCTTTTGTTGTTTACTTGGATGATGTAGTTATTCTGGAACCTGGCTGGTGAGTGTGATGATGTGTTTACAGGTAGAACGGAGTTAATCTAATTGGATTGAAGGCTGACACATTGATTAATATAGTTGATGAATGCCAGCAGCAGGGGTGgtgtggacacacacacacacacaaacacacacactagcGGGGAAATTAATCAGTTTAATCTTGCATCATTGCTTTGACTTGCTTTGAATACTACTGTGATTGCGCTCCCTtcttacatttaaaagtattgAATATGAAAACCTACCTGTGAATTACACACTCTTGcatgacttttatttatttattttttaaatatatatacagtataaactgAATACTTACTCCATTACATTCCCATTACCAAggccaaaatgtatttttaatacttatttGCACCTTTATATAGTTTATTGCGTATAATATTGTTATAAGTTATTTATTACAAGTGTCACTATGATACAGAAAACTTCATTGCTCTTTTTATTTGTCTTAATTTCAGTATGTATCCTTTTGAAAGGGTGTGTGTTCTTGTATGGTTTTATCTCCTAATTAAGTGGCATTACACAGACCCCACCACAAGTCTTTGAGCCCTTGAGAACAGAAGAGAAAGGCTTACGTTATGTAATCAGTTGAAGTGTCAGTGGATTTTAGCATTGCGTGTTCTTGCGCTAATAagatttctttttatatttcatatttcattaaatttgGCAATCCGAGGTGAGAGAATTAGGCAAATATTGGAAAAGAGAGTGTACAGACGGGCTTATTTTTTTACTgccaataaaaacattatgaGGGAATCATTTCACCTGGGAGAAGGTAAATATTCACACACTTCAACCACATAAAGATGGATGGGGGAAGAGATGATAGAAGGATCGATTGGGAGATGTATGGATAGACACAGATGAAAGCAGGAGCGAATGTGTACAATTGAAGGAGTGGGAGGCATGGATTAGGGATGGAGAGatgagaggaagagagaaaagaggatgaggaggagaggTTTGGATGAATGATGAATGTAGGAGGAAAAAGCTGGACTGGGAAatggaagaaagagagagatttaaTGTTGGGCAATTTTAAGTTTGATCAGTTTTCCagttttaagagtttatatGGAAATATATTAAAGGTTTGATTATATctatcataaaatatttacatttaaaatactgtaagtGTTCATTCACTCCTTAACCTCCTGTTCAGCAGAGATGTATTCTAAAGTACGTCTTGTGTGGGTGCATTTCATGAAGCATCTGTGTGTCCTCTTCTGTTTCTTCTGACCTTCCCTCTTTCCCTACTATCCCAAGTTTGATCTCTCTgtctgttcatttattttttcgcCTGACTTTAGCGGTCTTATAGGACATGCTGGCAGCCCTCCACCCACACCAAAGGAACAAGATGCATCTGTAGTCTGTGACTTTCTATTTCTGTTTCTCACTCTCCTTTTTTGTCTCTCATTCTTGTTTTCTGGCTTTATATATTGGGTTTGAGTACAGGTCTGAAGTTTTAATAAGCTCTTTCATACAGCTGCTTGTTTTAATATAAGTAATACTTCTGAGGCAgtgatgaacacacacacacaaacacacactgcagtCATTATTGCTGTTGCTCTTGACTGTCACTCTGTGCAACAGCtcctttcacaaaaaaaaataacaatgctTGTTTGAGGCTTAGAAATATAACTGATGGAAAATCCCATAATTCTGTTTCTTCAGAATGCACACACATGATTCCATATTCCATTTTAATGCCCAGTGTGAATATAATCTCAAATAatcttaagatttttatttgttgactAATTTTACTGTAATGAAATTTACATACAGAATTaagaatacaaataattaaaaatgtaattaaaataaatattaataataattattatcagtaataataatgcatcaataaaaataatttaaataaaatattgttttacatGTTAAAAAATGGCATGATCAATAAGTTGAAATTACTTATATAAGTtgattgtaattaaaaaattaacacagcttttttttttttttaatagtagtgtttaaaacattgttttactATAGTATCAAAACACATTGATACacattttgtgttaaaaaaatgagcatgtttgttttgttaaaatcaCTACAAATGTGCATTATTGCTTAATTGGTTAGTAGAAAATTGGAATTCTAGACTgtacttgaaaaaaaaattggcttTTAAGTAAAACATGTAATTTAGTCTGTAAATCAGCTTGACTGTTATACCAATAAAAGTgggaaaacaataaataaataaataaataaatacatccaaaaaaaaaaaaaaaaaatctttaacatTATTGGCACAGtttaaaggggacatcggatgcaaaatttacttttcaagttgtttgaacataaatgtgtgtttgtgtgtttgaagtgtgtgtacacatccttcctataatgataaaaatccacccagtgttttttttttttaaatccctattttaaaataccCTTTCTCAAaccaggctgttctgagattcctgtcagaatgacgtagctCTGTACAGACCCACGATAGTTGAtaggccgtcttaccttagacccgccctgagtgaacTGAGAGCTGTCCggcgactccggtgcaggggaacaCAAGATGTCtctgattaagcgattgaggtgttttgttgttggctGTAATGatgaatatagcagtcatcaattactcccgacatctgagccgctgaataTGCAGAGCATTAACGTTtcattttgaagggaatgcgccgatccccgatctacctaaatgcgtctagttcgcgcgaatcattcgtgatccagcttcatctacagaagaagtgagtataacgttttttttatgaatctttgcaaatgacctttcctaataatgagctagttagccagtttcgctgctaaagtaaacagtactgctagtcaccccacagaagagaggggcagagtcagcagagctcattagcatttaaagcaacatggactaaaatggcttgctaaaaacagctgtgtttttttgcaCTACCATTGAGCAATTTTAatcaaagtatgttatagattTTCATTAAGagcctaaagaatcatatcaacttgtggaaaatgggcatccgatgacccctttaatataacTGCCTGGAAACTGAGGTTTGTCTTGGATATTCATAGAACAAATATATTGttggaaaaaattataattttgtgtaaaagtttgttgaacagttttgtttttgagtgtattatattataacatattatattatattatgacaTACACTCAAACAAATGATTCTACCACAATGttcagtttattaaaaaaaaaaaaattataataatcattttgaTTTAACACCATTGAGCTATGGGTTTCCCATAGTTGTATTTTGGCTcaactaaatattttcattttgaaagaacatgtttcaattaattaggccaaaaataacatttaatgtttgttcaatttacttaaagctgcagtccgtaactttttttgggttaaaaatgatccgaaatcaatatttgagcaagtacataaccagccagtgttcaaaactatcaccttactttagcctgattcacaacggttagctcataataatgttttctaatttgagtggtacgggtaggtatCCGCGGGAAATTCGAGTGTGGCACTgcatcattacgtcacgtctgtagaCATAAAGAAGTTttcccggctactaggctatcacatgtgaggatcctgcaggtgatggaacgtttatagccttttctcacagcagctggaataattaaatctatcattttgatggcggattgtaatccagaaaggattatgtgtttatgaaacacatgtgaatgaaattaaattatattccagttttaaatgtgcttctgattacagatagtctgggattacacaagatttgtattttaaagatttgGAAGGGATCATAGTTTGCCTTTTGGgttaaataatttcttaacatgaaatttgaatggtatgacaattagatattagactgtacagaaattgaaatctacacactaatacacactatactcattgtcacgcaatgctgatgttgttaacattaataatttgaagataaagtataacaataataatattttgaacgGTTatatgtgatatgagctaaccgatcgttagatttaatatGTTAGATTTAATTGGTAGCGCGTTAGATACATTAATACGTTAGATTTAATTGGtagcaattccaggttttcaaacagagatggcgacaaagaggcaaaacgtcccaggttacgtatgtaaccatggttccccgagggaacgagacgctgcgtcgaaaacgctaggggaacgcctttcAGCAATATCAAGCTCTGAAtcatatgtgtaatcagtccaattgATGGCGAGACGTCAGGTGCGGGTGACGTcatgaccaggaagcttaaaagcacgtgAGGTGCAGCCGGCTtcagcttctaggaatgaagcTTAGCTCTAGTAGGGATGCCGGAGGTATGGCCCTgcgacgcagcgtctcgttccctcggggaaccatggttacatacgtaacctgggacgttccccttcaggaactcgagctgcgtcgaaaacgctaggggaacgagatgTCCACGCCGCCAGACttgcaaatccctgcctagtgtggaagagCACAGCTATGGCAAAAGAACAGAGGAGCCTGGAGTGGCTCGCAAATTTAGGTCATAGAACCTGACGAAGGTGAGGGGTGTAGACCATCCCGCAGCGTTGCAGATGTCCTGCATAGGCACACCTGCCAAAAAGGCCTTAGAGGCCGCCACACTTCTCGTTGAGTGAGCCTTGACCCCCAATGGTGAGGGGAGATCAGAGGACTCATAGGCAACAGTAATGGCATCAACTATCCACAGGCTGAGGGTCTGCTTGGAAGCAGGATGACCTCTCTTAGGGGgaccaaaacaaacaagcagTTGGTCCGCCTTTCTCcacagggcagctctgtggacATATGTGTCCAGTGCTCGCACTGGACACATACAGTTAAGCCTCTGCTGGTCGGGCTCCCTGAAGGGAGGAGGACAAAAAGCCTGAAGTACGACAGGCAGTGGTGTAGAAGAGGGGACCTTAGGGACATACCCCACACGAGGGTACAGAAAAACTTTGGCCAGACCGGGCGCAAAGTCGAGATAGGAAGGGGCCACAGAAAGGGCCTGCAGATCTCCAACTCTCTTTAGAGAAGATATCGCTAAGagaaatacagtctttaatgtAAGAAGACGGTCTGATATCTCCTCAATAGGCTCAAAGGGAGGCCTACAGAGAGCGTCTAGCACCACAGCGAGGTCCCAGGGAGGGACACGAGATCGTACCTGAGGCCTCAGCCTCATCACACCGCGGAGGAAACGTGTAACCAGGGGTCCTTTCCACTGACTGCCCACCAAGAGGGGCATGGTAGGCCGctatagccgccacgtaaaccttcagggtggagtgggttaacccggTGGAGAAATGAGCCTGCAAAAACTCCAGcactgtaccaatcgggcagttaACTGGGTCAAGCTGGCGGTCTCCACACCACGAAGTGAAGAGTCTCCACTTCAGggcgtacagtttcctcgttgagggagctctagattggaggatggtctcaacaacctcggttgagagaccaGAGGCTATGagttgtgccccctcaggggccacacccacagctTCCACAACTCCGGGCGGGGGTGAAGTATCATGCCCTccgcctgtgagaggagatctctcctgacgggaatctcccacGGAGAGCCATCGAGGAGAGAAACCAGGTCCGAGAACCacactcggcccggccagaacggggcTACTAGTAATAGACGGACCCCATCCCGGCGCACTCTCTCTAGAACtcctgggagcagagcgatcgggggaaaggcgtacagacgaagcctcggccaagtctgtaccatagcatccagccccagtggagctggatgagtcagagagaaccagaggggaCAGTGCGATGTCTGATGAGTCGCGAACAaatccacctgagcctggccaaaaacTCTCCATATCTGTTTCATCACCtcggggtgaagcatccattccccgggcctcggcccctgcctcgacaggatgtctgctcccatattgagatgcccaggaatatgaactgctctcagcgagagaAGCTTGTTctgggaccacacaaggatccgGTGCGCCAGCTTGTATAAGGGGCGCGAACGCAGACCTCCCTGGTGGTTTATGTAAAAGACCACCGCTGTGTTGTCGGTGCGCACCAGCACATGGTGATCTCTTAGGTCTGGAAGAAAGTGTTTGAGTGCTCGAAACACGGCCAGCATctctaggcagttgatgtgccacatGAGATGGCGACCAGTCCACAGACCGCGGGCAGGGCGGCCACTCATGACCGCTCCCCAACCGGTGAGGGACGCGTCTGTCGCTAGCGTTACGCGGCGACAAGGGgctcccagcaccgggccctgagacaagaaccaaggtttccTCCACATGTCCAAGGCACGTAGGCATCGccgcgtgaccttgatcatgcaaAGCGGGTTTCCCCTtggggagaaccccttggtcttgagccaccactgtaggggtctcatgtacagcaggccaaaaggtatcacgttggatgccgctgccatcagacccagcagcttctgaaactgcttgacagtgagtgacaGGCCTTCTCTGACTCTCGTGACTGcagtgaggatcgactcgatccgagcaggagacagacgtgcctgcatcgtggtcgaatcccataCCACACCCAGATAAGTGGTCCTCTGtgatggagaaagcacacttttcttggcgtttagtcttaaccccaacTCTTTCATGTGAGCGAGAACGACATCTCGATGTCGAACCGCTGTCTGCTCTGACTGAGCTAAAATCAACCAATCGTCAATGTAATTgagtatgcggatgccctggagtcgcagaggagccagagcagcatccacacacttcgtGAAAGTAcggggtgagagtgctaggccgaagggaagaacccgatattggtaagCTTTGCCcctgaaagcaaacctcaggaacttcctgtgactgggaaggatggagacatggaagtatgcatcttttagatctatcgtgacaaaccagtcctcggacctgatctgagacacgacctgtttgaCAGTGAGCATTTTGAACTTCAGACGCATGACTGAGTGGTTCAATAGCCGCAGATCTAAAATCGGACGCAACCCCCCATCCTTCTTTGGAAcaatgaagtaccggctgtagaacccagACTCCCTGTcgagaggagggaccacctcgatggcctccttcctcaagagagtgtTCACTTCTTGTTCTaataccagagcctgctcggggcccactAACGTGAGAAAAACCCCCTTGAAAGGCGGCGGCGGGGTGCCGAACTGAATGCGATAACCTCTCTCTACAGTCTGCAGGACCCAACGAgatacatttggcagtagtttccacgctGCTAAATAATCTACTAAGGAACCAGtctcgagactggcctctggtgtgcTTGGAGCTACTAGCTCGGTGCCCTGAAGCGGAGGACCGGCAGGAGACGGCCGAACTAGATGCTCGAGAGACCCCCGAAGGGGTGACGAGgctctcagctccgctacgtttccgggcgggAAATACTGAGAGAGACactcgctggagatcgctgcgccctggaacactggcagggttggcagaatGATCTCCAGAGGGCGCTGAGGAGAGACGGACACCGTGTAATGCGGTGCACCCCGCTCTTCCCAGTAGGGGCCGCCTCAGCAGTCCCGGACTTATGGATGTCAGGACCGCTTCGTCGGAGGCTTCCCAGACTGAAGCACGACCCTCAGATCAGGCCTCGCCTTAGAAGCCCCGACTTAGGCGCCGCCGACCTCGGTCCCGCTGCGGGGAGCACGAGAGGCGACGCTCTGCTTCTGAACCTCTCTGTATGAAGAGCTGGTACGGCTGGGGCTGCTCCGCCCAGCAGCCCCAGAGCTATCGAACGGCGAGGAGAAACGGCTGAAACGCCGCCGCCTGTTCTGAGCCTCCTGGTATCTGTCGACGACGGAATTGACGGCGTCGCCGAACAGACCAGAAGGCGCAAGCGGGCGTCCATAAGGAAGACCTTGTCTTTCTCCTTCATATCGGACAAGGTCAACCACAAATGCCTCCGCCGCCACCAGAGCTGCCATGGACCGCCCGATGGCACGGGCAGTCTCCTTGGTGGCGCGGAGAGCTAAATCAGCGGTTCTCCTCAGTTCTACCATATCCTCAGATTTTATTTGCTCGCCTTCGTCTAGCTCTTTTAGCAGGTCGGCTTGATACGCCTGTAACACTGACATAGTGTGCAGACACGCACCAGCCTGACCCGCTGCCGTGTACCCCTTGCCCACCAGCGTTGATGTTGTGCGCAGCGGCTTGGAGGGCAAGACCGGAGCCTTCAGAGACGATGCCGCGCCAGGAGACAGATAGCTCGCGAGCGTCTGCTCAACCCGGGGCATCGCTCTGTAACCGCAATCACTCAGCCCCGCCACATTACCATAATAATCAGAGGCGGGGACGAATAAGCGGGCCGAGAAAGGTTTCTTCCACGATCTCCACACCGAGGTGTGGAGATCGGAAAAAAAAGGCAGGCTCCGGCGCGGAGGTAGCGGCTTAGTACGCAGAAAGCGTTCATCTAATTTACTTCTCTGCGATTCAGCCTGTTTCTCGGCGGGCCAATCGATGTTCAACTTGGCAACCGC
The sequence above is drawn from the Onychostoma macrolepis isolate SWU-2019 chromosome 04, ASM1243209v1, whole genome shotgun sequence genome and encodes:
- the LOC131538519 gene encoding uncharacterized protein LOC131538519 — translated: MSKAKNKGESGSRYRLCVPPCPRYITSGDTHSLCVVCLGVKHAESALEGADCPHCERMPLRTLRSRKALFEEGVFASVPHGAGPASAEAERRLHSWGSQRDLVEEMETGESLSSSSPARSTARSLGSEARSAVSSPRGAGSALLLSSSEEVDVESVEYSPPQSPQYEELVEVVTRAVAKLNIDWPAEKQAESQRSKLDERFLRTKPLPPRRSLPFFSDLHTSVWRSWKKPFSARLFVPASDYYGNVAGLSDCGYRAMPRVEQTLASYLSPGAASSLKAPVLPSKPLRTTSTLVGKGYTAAGQAGACLHTMSVLQAYQADLLKELDEGEQIKSEDMVELRRTADLALRATKETARAIGRSMAALVAAEAFVVDLVRYEGERQGLPYGRPLAPSGLFGDAVNSVVDRYQEAQNRRRRFSRFSSPFDSSGAAGRSSPSRTSSSYREVQKQSVASRAPRSGTERPLEIILPTLPVFQGAAISSECLSQYFPPGNVAELRASSPLRGSLEHLVRPSPAGPPLQGTELVAPSTPEASLETGSLVDYLAAWKLLPNVSRWVLQTVERGYRIQFGTPPPPFKGVFLTLVGPEQALVLEQEVNTLLRKEAIEVVPPLDRESGFYSRYFIVPKKDGGLRPILDLRLLNHSVMRLKFKMLTVKQVVSQIRSEDWFVTIDLKDAYFHVSILPSHRKFLRFAFRGKAYQYRVLPFGLALSPRTFTKCVDAALAPLRLQGIRILNYIDDWLILAQSEQTAVRHRDVVLAHMKELGLRLNAKKSVLSPSQRTTYLGVVWDSTTMQARLSPARIESILTAVTRVREGLSLTVKQFQKLLGLMAAASNVIPFGLLYMRPLQWWLKTKGFSPRGNPLCMIKVTRRCLRALDMWRKPWFLSQGPVLGAPCRRVTLATDASLTGWGAVMSGRPARGLWTGRHLMWHINCLEMLAVFRALKHFLPDLRDHHVLVRTDNTAVVFYINHQGGLRSRPLYKLAHRILVWSQNKLLSLRAVHIPGHLNMGADILSRQGPRPGEWMLHPEVMKQIWRVFGQAQVDLFATHQTSHCPLWFSLTHPAPLGLDAMVQTWPRLRLYAFPPIALLPGVLERVRRDGVRLLLVAPFWPGRVWFSDLVSLLDGSPWEIPVRRDLLSQAEGMILHPRPELWKLWVWPLRGHNS